A genomic stretch from Arachis stenosperma cultivar V10309 chromosome 3, arast.V10309.gnm1.PFL2, whole genome shotgun sequence includes:
- the LOC130966758 gene encoding uncharacterized protein LOC130966758: protein MDFTKTVIARKLQVEELECLRMDAYENARIYKEKTKTFHDHHICNKNFQEDDEFLLYNSRPRFMPGKLHSRCDGPFKVKEVKPTEWLNGHKMKKYHGYKSPKKLEAYLLEDAPVGEEF, encoded by the coding sequence ATGGACTTTACCAAGACGGTCATAGCAAGGAAGTTACAAGTAGAAGAACTCGAATGCCTTAGGATGGATGCCTATGAAAATGCAAGGATCTATAAGGAGAAGACTAAGACATTCCATGATCACCACATCTGcaacaaaaattttcaagagGATGATGAATTTCTTCTATACAATTCAAGACCTAGGTTCATGCCAGGCAAGCTTCACTCAAGGTGCGATGGCCCTTTTAAAGTGAAAGAAGTGAAGCCTACGGAGTGGTTGAATGGCCACAAAATGAAGAAGTATCATGGTTATAAGTCACCAAAGAAATTGGAGGCCTATCTTCTTGAGGATGCACCCGTAGGAGAAGAGTTTTGA